The region CCTATTTTTAACGGAAATTGAAAACTTTTATTTTCATTGACACGAATTATACCAAGAGAACTCTGCCCGCCAAGCTCTTTGATAAACACTACACTTTGTCCGTCACTTGAAAATCTCGGATACAAATTCTTGCCGCTTGCGGTAAGTTGTCTTATATATTCTGTCTTTGTCGAGATAAGATAGATGTTAAAGTCTCTAGTTCCAAATTCGCTCTTGGCGTCCTCCCTGCTTGAGTAAACCACATAGTTTTGATATGCGCTTACGGAGTTGTTGTTTTTACCGTGATATACCATCTGCTCAACCGCTCCGCCATTTACGCTTTGAGAAAAGATATTTGGATAACCTAATCTATCCGATACAAAAACAACCTTACTATCGTGATCGACAAAATTTCCGTTTACGTCAATACCGCTGTAGTTTGTTATCTGTTTAAGCTTTTTTGAATTTAGATCATAGATGTAGATATCGGGCTGATCTTGTGGAGCCATAGTAAGAAGTAGCTTATCCCCGCTCTCGCTTACGTCAGAAGCCACAAGCATGCCGCCTGAAGTCTCTAAAATTTTAGTTTTTTTGCCTGTTGCCAGCTCAAATTTATAAAGTACTAGCTTTGCACCGCTGTAGTCAGAGTAGTAAAACGCACTTTGATCGGCTCCTGACCATTTAGGAAATATATTTAACCCGCCGCGAACAATTACTTTCTGATACGTTAGAGTATAGTCGGCCACTACGATTTCGCTTTGTTTTGAGCCTGTTCCTTTGGCAAATACGATAAATTTCTCCATCCAATTTACAGGAGGCATTTTTAGCTCATTTACAAGCTCTACTATAGCTTTATGCGCCAAAAACGGAAATTTGGCTCCGTCGTCCATAGTGTAAGCACGCTCGTATTGTGTAGTAGCGGTTTTGGCATTTATCAGCTTTACTTTGAGTCTAAGCGGAGTTGAAGGAGAGCCTTCAAGTGCGTATCTAAAAATCAGTTGCGCGCTCTTTTCGCTCATTACGTTTGTGTTTGAATCCCCTTCGTAGCTGCTTTGGATGTATTCATCAACCACTTCAAAATCAGAACTTACCTTTAAATCTCCAAGCATGATCTTGTGAAATCTGCTTTTAAACGCTTGATCGCTAACCATAGTCGTCGCATCTTGCAAAACGATTTTAGGAAGCGCAAGCCCTTTATTTACGATGGCTATCGTTGCATCTACAGCAAATAAGCCGATAGCTAGGCTTAGTAATAATACAATCTTTTTCATCTATCCTCCGTTGTTTAATTTTGTAGTTTATCTTCTAATTTAACAGGAATTGTAAAGGGTTTTCCATCAAGTGATGCCGGAAATATTTCAAATGTCATCTTTTGTAAAAATTCTCTTACCTTATCGTTAAATTCACTGTTGTATGACAGTTGTTTTATATTGTAACTAAAATTTCCATTTGGACTTATAGTAATTTCAACCAATGCATTATCATTTGAGTCGGCCTTATATGCTGTCCATTTTGTCTCTAAAATTCTGGTTATCTCCCCTATGTAAGGATTATATTCACCTGTTCTTTGCGATTTTGGTGTCTTGGCTACTTTGTCAAGCTGCAAAGAATTTATCACGTCACTTGCGGCTTTTGCCTCTTTTTTTGCCTCTTTTTTTTCAGGTTTTATCCTGCTTTGATCTTTTGGCGTCTCTTTTTTCTTAACCACCTTATCCTCTTTTAGCTTTGAAGTGTCGATGTCTTTAAAGAGATCTTTTAAATTTGGCTCTTCTTTCTCAGCAGGTTTTGACTCAGGCACTACTTCAGGAATAACCTCAGGCTCTACAGGCTTGTTTGTAGTATCGGGCTTTGACTCCTCTTTTGGCTCTTCAACCTTTTTTTCAGGCTCTTCACTCTTTACTACTTCTTCTTTTTTTTCAGGTGCTTTTACTACTATATCAGGCTCACGCTCCACTATCGTAATATCCATAAAAGCGTCTTTAGTATCGGTATATCTTTTAGCCTCTTCTTTAAAATAAGTAAGTTTTACGAAAATTCCGACTATCATACAAATATAAAGAACAAAAGAGAGTATAAAATAATTAAAAGTATTGAAATTTGGCTTTAAAATTTTATCCATTAGTTTGAAGTGCCACCTTTGTAAATCCGGCATTTTTAATGCTTTTTAAAACAAACATAACATCATCATAAATCAAATTTTTATCCGCCTTTATATAAACCGGCGAATTTTTATCATATTTTGCGCCAAGTAAGACGATATTATCGGGAAGCTCTTGCAGACTCATAGTGCTTTGATCTATCCTTACTTTTCTTTGCGCATCAACGATTACCATGAGATCCTTTTGCATGGCGGTCGATGACTTGGTCTTTGAGCCGTCAGGAAGCACTATCTGCTCTTCATAGATAATCGCAGGAGTAGTCACCATAAGGATAGCTAAAAGCACGAGCATAATATCAACTAGCGGAGTGATATTTAGCTCGGGAGTCTCTTCAAGATTTATCATTAAAATTCTTCTTTGCCTGCTATGAGTATGTCGGCTTCTCGCTTGATTGTACTCATAAGTTCGTAAGCTTTTCTTTTAATTAACAAGTTAAATGTATATGCCGGTATTGCTACGAAAATTCCCGCTCCCGTTGCAACCAAAGCCTCACTGATAGCAGGAGCTATTACACCAAGGGATGAGTTACCGCCTTGCCCAAGTTGTGAAAACGTCTCAAGGATAGAGACAACAGTTCCAAAAAGCCCTATAAACGGGGAAGTAGAAGCGATTATAGCAAGCCAAGTAACTCCGCTTGTAGCGTTCTTTTCAGCTATGCTGATGCAAATTCCAAGCTTTTCTTTGTTTATTCTGCCTGAAGCGCATTTTTTAAGAGCCGAGTCGTTGCTAAGGGTTTTAGCACCCATAAGCAAAGACTCAAGCGAGGCATTTTCTCTTCTTTGCCAAAGACCAAGCCCCACCATACGAGAAAATAGTATGGTAAAGCTCATTATCAGATACAAAGAGAGCCAACTAAGTACAAAAATAGTTATAAAACTACTTCTTGATACGTAGTTTAAAAATATATCAAGCCCAGCCACTATTTTACTTTCGCTCTAGCCATGCTGTCTAGCTTTGATACTGTCGATGCAAAGGCATTTGTATCGCTACTCATACTTTGAATCAACTCTTTGGCTTTTTCTAGAGAGTTTGCTATCTCTCCTTCTGAATTTCCGGAGACATATACGGCTCCATCGGCAAGCACAACAGCCTTGCCTTCATCGATTTTGACATAACCCCAATTTATGGCCACTACATCGTGGTTTTTATCTTCATCTTCAATGTCAATAAGTCCAGCCTTTAGCAAAGATATCAAAGATGCGTGTCCCGGGAGGACGCCAAATTCACCCTCCGTACCAGGAAGCACCACGCTCTTAACATCATTTGAAAAAACTAGACCTTCAGGCGTTACAATCTCTAAATGCAATTTATTCATTAAGATTCCTTTAAATTTTAGCCTTTAAGTTTTTCAGCTTTTTGCATTACCTCGTCGATATTGCCTACCATATAAAACGCGGCTTCAGGAAGATCGTCATATTTGCCATCCAAAATTCCTTTAAATCCTGCAATGTTTTCTTCTAGACTTACATATTTTCCAGGGCTTCCCGTAAAGACTTCCGCAACGAAGAATGGTTGAGATAAAAATCTCTCTATCTTTCTTGCTCTATCAACAGTTACTTTATCTTCTTCACTAAGCTCGTCCATACCAAGGATCGCGATGATATCTTGAAGGTCTTTATATTTTTGCAAAACAGCTTGAACACCACGCGCAACTCTATAGTGATCTTGTCCTAAAATTTGCGGATCAAGCATACGTGAAGTTGAGTCAAGCGGGTCAACCGCAGGATAAATTCCCTTCTCTGCAATAGCACGGTTAAGAACCGTTGTAGCGTCAAGGTGAGCAAAAACTGTCGCAGGAGCAGGGTCTGTAAGGTCGTCAGCAGGAACGTAAACGGCCTGAACCGAAGTAATTGATCCTTTTTTAGTTGATGTAATTCTCTCTTGAAATTTACCCATCTCGCTTGCAAGCGTAGGCTGATAACCAACCGCTGAAGGAATACGTCCAAGAAGTGCTGACATCTCTGCACCTGATTGAGAAAATCTAAAGATATTATCAATAAACATAAGAACGTCAAGTCCCATCTCGTCACGGAAATATTCAGCCATAGTAAGACCTGTTAGCGCGATTCTGTTTCTTGCCCCCGGTGGTTCGTTCATCTGGCCATAGCATAAGGCAACTTTATCCAAAACATTGGATTCTTTCATCTCGTGATAAAGGTCGTTTCCTTCACGAGTTCTCTCGCCAACACCAGCAAATACGGAATAACCGCTGTGTTTAAATGCAACGTTGTGGATAAGCTCCATAATAATAACCGTCTTACCAACGCCGGCACCACCGAATAGCCCTACCTTACCGCCTTTTGCATAAGGAGCAAGAAGATCAACTACCTTGATACCTGTTTCAAAAATTTCACTTTTTGTGCTTTGCTCTTCAAACGCAGGAGGATCGCGGTGGATAGACCATTTTTTATCAAAATCTACGTTTTCGCCCTCATCGATAAGATCGCCGATAACGTTAAAAATTCTACCCAAAACTTTCTCGCCGACAGGAACTGTTATAGGTGCTCCAAGCGCAACCGCCTCAAGACCACGAGTTAGACCCTCGCTCATATCCATAGCGATGGTTCTTACGCGGTTATCTCCAAGATGAGCTGCAACTTCAAGAACTAGCTTGTTTTGCTTGCCTTCCACTTCATAATTTACTTCGATAGCTTCATTTATCTTTGGCAAATAGTCATTGAAATCGACATCGACCACAGGGCCCATTATCTGACTAATAACACCTTTCATTCATTCTCCTTTTTATTATTTCATTGATTCAACACCACTGATGATTTCGATAAGCTCAGTGGTAATAGACTCTTGTCTAGCTTTGTTATAAGCTAAATTTAACTGACGAACACGCTCTTTTGCATTATTTGTCGCATTATCCATCGCTTGCATTCTGGCACTATGCTCAGCCGCAAGAGAGTCGACAAGCGCATAATACATACTGTATTCGAAGTATTTTTCAAGTAACTCGTCTAAAATTTTGTTGTCGTTTTCAGGCTCAAATTCCATCAAAGAATTTGTCTCTACTTCAACCATCTTAGGTGGCTCAACAGGCACAACGTCATTTATGCGAATTTCTTGAGAAATCATATTTTTATAGCCGTTATGAACAAGAATTACCTTATCCGTAACTCCGTTTATAAAGTCATTTACCGCATCTTTTATGACGCTTTGAGCTTTTTCATATGTTGGCGATGAACTAACTCCGACATAAGTCTGAAGCAGATCAATACCTTGGAAGTTGAAAAACTCAATGCCTTTTTTGCCGACGGCTCTAAGTCTAATTTTTACTTTTTTGGCTTTAAATTCATTTATCATTCTTCTTACGGTTTTGATAGTTTGGATATTAAAACCACCACAAAGTCCCTTATCAGCGGTAACAAATATGATATCAACCTTCTCTACATTCTCCTTGATGTCAAAGAATTTACTCTCCGCATTTACCGAGCGATACTGGTTGATCTTATAAGCTATCTCTGATAAAACTTCATTGATCTTAAGCGCATACACTCTTGACTGGCGAGCCGCTTCTTCTGCCTTTCTAAGTTTAGCAGTAGAAACCAGCTTCATCGCACGCGTCGTCTTTTGAGTGTTCTGGACGCTCTTGATCTTTCGTTTTATATCTTTTAAATTTGACATATTTTAGCCTTAGTTAACAGCAAATGTCGCTTTAAAATCTTTCAGCGCTTTATGTAAAAGCTCTTCAATCTCTTTATCAAGCACTTTTTTAGTTCTAATTTGTTCAAAAATTTCAGGATATTTTGCTTCTATATATGGATATAGTTCAGACTCAAATTTTGTAACATTTAAAGTAGCTATATCATCAAGATAACCCTTCGCTCCGGCAAAGATTAGCACTACTTGGTTCTCAACAGGAAGCGGGCTATAAGGAGGTTGTTTTAGGACTTCAACCATTCTTTGACCGCGCTCAAGCTGCTTTCTTGAACTCTCGTCAAGATCGCTTGCAAACTGAGCAAACGCTTGAAGCTCGCGGTATTGCGCAAGGTCAAGTCTTAGGTTACCTGAAACTTGTTTAATAGCTTTAATCTGAGCAGCACCACCGACACGAGAAACTGAAAGACCAACGTTAATCGCAGGGCGGATACCTGAGTTAAATAGATCCGACTCAAGGAAAATTTGACCGTCCGTAATAGAAATAACGTTTGTCGGAATATACGCAGAAACGTCACCGGCTTGAGTCTCGATGATAGGAAGAGCGGTAAGCGATCCGCCGCCTAGCTTGTCATTTAACTTACTTGCGCGCTCAAGAAGTCTTGAGTGAAGATAGAAAACATCGCCTGGATATGCTTCACGACCCGGAGGGCGGCGAAGGATAAGTGACATTTCGCGGTATGCTACGGCGTGTTTTGAAAGGTCATCATAAATGATTAGCGCGTGACGTGAATTATCACGGAAATATTCACCCATAGTTACGCCCGCATAAGGAGCAAGGTACTGAAGCGCAGCAGCATCAGATGCGCCGGCATTTACAACTATCGTATAATCCATAGCGCCGTATTCTTCAAGCTTTTTAACAACCTGAGCAACTGTTGATTGTTTTTGTCCGATAGCTACATAGATACAAACGACATCTTGTCCTCTTTGATTGATGATGGTGTCTATCGCAACCGTTGTTTTACCTGTTTGGCGGTCACCAATGATAAGCTCGCGCTGTCCACGGCCGATCGGCACAAGTGCGTCGATAGCTTTGATACCTGTTTGAAGCGGCTCATGAACTGATTTTCTAGCCATAATACCTTTTGCTTTTTCTTCAACGAATCTTGTTTCGCTCGCGTCAATAGGACCTTTTGCATCAATCGGCTCGCCAAGAGAGTTCACAACGCGTCCGATAAGCGCGTCGCCGACAGGCACACGAAGAAGTTTTCCGAGGCGTTTTACAGAACTTCCTTCTTTAATGTTGTCGGTTTTACCGAGGATAACTATACCGACACTGCTCTCTTCAAGGTTAAGAGCCATGCCTTTTTCACCACTTTCAAACTCAACCATCTCACCGGCCATAACATTTTTCAGTCCGTAAACATTAGCAACACCATCAGCTACCGAGATAACCTTGCCAGTCTCTTCAACATCAACGTTTAGATCGAAATTTTCGATTCTTTCCTTGATGATAGCGCTAATTTCATCTGCTTTTATTTTTGCACTCACGCTTTTTCTCCTTTTAAATTGCTTTTAATATATATTCAGTCATTTGGGCTTTGAGTCTGTCGATAAAAAAACTCGCTTCCACACCCAAATCGTCCAACTCGATTTTTATACCGTTATAATCACTCTTTATGGCTTCAAGCATAATTTTTGCATCAAATCTCTTTGAAAAACTCTTCTCAAGTTCCTCGATTTGAGTTGCACTGATATCAAAATTGCCATAAATTTTACCGCGATACACATTATCTATGCGAGCTTTTTGAGCCATTAGCTCAGCTACGATCGCAGGCAAAAGTTCAAGACGCTTGTTTTCTCCAAGCAGCTTGATAAAATTCGTAAATTTAGTATCTGTTTCATCAATAAGCGATAAAATAAATTTCACTTTTTCGCAACTTTTAACATTGGGCGAGATTATAATATTCCTAAATTTATGAATTTTAAACGCATTTGCAATAACATTTAAGCTGTCTATAAATTTCTCAAGCTCGCTTTTGCTTAGCTCAGCCATCAGAGCTTTGACATATTTTTTTGCTATTAACTCTTTCATTAGCCAACCTTCTTAAGCACGATATTGACAAGTTCATTTTGATCTATTTTCATACTATCGCTTGCGAAAATTTCATTCAAAACTTCTCCAACCACGACTTTCGTCATGCGTCTTCTTTCGAATTCTTTCTGCTCTTCAAAGCTCTTTTCCATATTCAAAAGCTCTTGGTTAGTTTCGTTTTTGATTTTTTCAGATAGTATCATTGCCTCTTTTTTAGAAGTTTCAACAAGACTAATCGCATTGCTTTTAGCTTCCTCAACTCTTCTTAAGGCGTCGTCTTTTTTGACTTGCGACTCTTTAAGCTTCTTTTGAATGCCGTCAAGTCTATTTGCTATGCTTTGTATTCTAGCTTTATAAGCGTTTTTGATAGGAGTAGCGATGAAATAGTATAAAATTCCAAAGAATAAAACAAAGTTGATAGTTCTTGCTACGATATCATAGCCATTTCCGCTAGGTTCGCTTGCGGTAAGCAAAAACGGAATAAATAAAACAAGATAAAATTTCTTCATATTTACCCCTTAAATTTTCGCAAGTTTAGTTTTAAGAACATTTTTAAGATCAGGAAGTTTTGCAACCAGATCCGCCTTAAACTCATCTTTTTGAGTTTGTAGATTTTGCATGAATGCCTCATAATCAGCTTCTAAAACAGCGCGTTTCTCGCCGATTATCTTAGCCGCGCTCTCTTTTGCCGCACCCATTGCGTCTTGCTTTATCTTGCCCGCTTCGCTTCTAGCAGCCAAGATAATCTGCTCAATCTCAGCCTCATGAACGCTAAGATCGCTCGTGTTTTTACTAGCACTCTCTTCGTCATTCCTGATAGCTTCATTCCTCGCATCGATAAATTTGAGAAGCGGCTTGTAAAGAATGTTGTTTAAAACAAAGATAAGCCCTAGAAAAACAACCGCCGTTAGTAGAACTAATGGCAATTCGATTTCTAACATTAAATCTCCTTATGACAATTATGATTTTATTACTAAAAAACAAAAATCGCACTTATTTTACAATATGTTAGGAAAAAATTAGCTAAATTTTAGAGTTAAATTTCAGCTAATTTTGCCTATAAAATTCTCAATATCCGATATATCTTTAAATTCAAGTATCAAATTTCTATTTTTAATTTTTGATTTTATGTGGAGTTTTTCTAGAAGCTCTTTTAAATAATCTAGCTTTTGAGTGTATTTTTCATCGATTTTAAAACCGATTTTTTGCGAGCCTTTGTTTTTATCTTTTAAATTTTTAACCAAATTTTCAGTTTCGCGAACGCTCAATCTCTGTCCGATTATCGTATCGACAGCCATTTTTTCATCATTTGGTTCAAGCCCTACGATTACTTTAGCGTGTCCTTGAGTTATCTTTCCTTCTTTTATGAGATCTTGAGTGTGAAAGCTTAAAGACAAAAGCCGCATTGTGTTTGTTATCTGAGTTCTACTCTTATGTATGATGCTTGCAAGTCCTTCTTGCGTGATCTTATACTCATCGATAAGCTCTTTGTATGAATTTGCAAGCTCGATAGGATTAAGATCTTCTCTTTGAATATTTTCAATAAGCGCAAGTTCTCTTAAATTTTTACTCTCGATATCAGCAACTATAGCTTTTATTTTCTCAGCACCTAAAATTTTAGTCGCTCTAAATCTTCTTTCGCCAGCTATCAGCATATATCCGTCATCTTTTTGTATGACGATTATAGGCTGGATAAGTCCGTGTCTTTTTATTGATTCGCTTAGCTCTTTTAAGGCTGTCTCATCGAAGTGTTTTCGTGGCTGATAAGGATTTTCGGTTATTAAATTCAGATCAATTTCGGTTACTATGTCGCGATTTCCACCGCTTAACTCGGCCTTATAAGCAAGCTCAACATCTTCAAGTATAGCTCCCAATCCGCGTCCTAAACTACTCTTTTTAGCCATCTTTTATCCCAAGATCGCGTAAGCTAAATTTTGATACGCCTGAGAGCCCGGGGATTTTATATCATAAAGTATCACCGGCTTACCAAAACTTGGAGACTCGGCAAGCTTTACATTTCTAGGCACGATCACAAAATCCTCACTATCGTCTCTTAGTTTAAACAGTTTGTTTTCAAAATGCTGCTTTAAATTCGCCACAGTTTCTTTTGAAAGGTTATTTTGAGAGCTGTACATAGTCGGCAAAAAGCCCTTTATAGCAAGCTTCGGATTTATAGTTTTTTTGATTATTTTAACCGTGTTTAAAATTTGCGCCAATCCTTCAAGTGCGTAAAATTCGCATTGTATAGGTATAATCACGCTATCGCTTGCACTTAAAGCGTTTACGGTTATGCTACCAAGTGCGGGCGGGCTATCGATGATGATGAAATCATACTCGTGTAAAACTTCTGCGATTTTATTTTTAAGGATTAGTTTGTAATCCTTGCTCTGATCGTTAAATTCCTGCTCGATACCTACTAAACCTATGTTTGAAGGAGCTAGAAAAAGTGTAGGAATTTCAGTTTTTAGAACTATCTGAGAAAGCTTCTTGCGCCCTGTTAAAACGTGATAGATATTGTATTCATAGTCATTTCTGCTAAATCCCATTCCCGTAGTCGCATTTGCCTGAGGATCAATATCTATGAGTAAAACTCTCTTTTCAGCAACCGCCAAAGAAGCTGCCAAATTTACCGCTGTGGTCGTTTTGCCCACACCGCCTTTTTGGTTTGCTATGGTTATTATCTCGCTCATCTTAAAGAATACACCCTTTTTTCATTTACTAAAATAGCTCCATCATCGCAAATTTCTGCGTCTTGCAGCGATATCTCTTGCCCGTCTATATGCGTGATGAATTTTTTTGATTTCTGAAAGTCTAACCTAAATTTGCTAAAAATCTGCTTCCATAAAATCTTTTTTTCTAATAATTCACAAAATCCCCAAACTGCTTCATTTTGACTAATTTGTATATCCAAAATACCCGCATTTTTTGGTGCACCGACGAGATTTAAGCCCATGCCGCAAATATAATTTTCACTTATCTTTGAAGTAATTGTTCCGCCGATTTTTTTATCTTCTATGTAAAAATCATTGGGCCACTTAATCCAAATTTCAGAACCTTGCGAAGCTAAAAATTCACGCATAATCATCGAAAAATAAATAGATATGGAGGCCTCATGCAGATCATTTGGCAAAAAGCTCCTATCCACACAAAAGGAGAGAAACAAATTCCCTCTAAATCCTTGCCACTCGTTATTTCTGCTGCCTATGCCTTTGGTTTGTTTGTTTGCAACGATCATAAAAGGCGGCTTTATCGCTCCTGCGCGCACGCCTTCGCAGACAAATTCCTGTGTTGACGGGATTGAATCAACAAATTCAACTACCAAAATCAGCTCTTATCATAAAATTTTATCGCCTACTCTAAGGCGTTTGCCGTTTATATAAGAATTTGCATCCAAGGCCTTTTTGGCGGGCTCTTGCAGGGAGTAAATTTTAACGGCTCCGCTATTGCACCCCACCACAAAACTATCTTTATAAATGCTTAAAATCTCTCCTGCTTTGCCATTTGAGCTTTCAAATAGCTCCAAAGATAAAATTTTAAGTCCGCTCTCAAGATAAATTCCCGGCCAAGGAGTAAGCGCTCTAAATTTATTATAAATTTCATGCGCATCTTCATTAAAGCTAAAAAGCCCGTCCGTTTTTTGTATCTTTTTACATTCGGTTGCGAGGTTGTCGTCTTGCTTGATAGGGGTTAAATTTTGAAAATTTAAGAGCGTTTTTACTATCAGTTCGCCCGCCATATCGCCAAGTTCGCTAAAAAGCTCTTGCGCCATTTTGTTTTCGCAGTTTGTATAGGCAAAATCAAGCATATCGCCTGTATCAAGCCCTTCGTTCATAAGCATAGCCGTTACTCCGGTTTGCTTTTCACCTGCTAAAATCGCACTTTGAATCGGACTTGCGCCGCGGTATTTCGGCAAAATCGAAGCATGTAAATTTATACAAGGAGCGATGTCAAGTATGCTTTTAGGCAAAATTTTTCCATACGCCGCCACAACTATAAAATCAGGCTTCAAGTTTGAAATTTGCTCGGCCACCGCTTCATCTCGCAAAGTCTTTGGCTGAAATATCGGCACAGTGGGCAAATTTGCCTCGCTATAAATCTTAACGCTACTAGGAGTTAGTATCTGCTTCCTGCCCACGGGCTTATCAGGCTGGGTGAAAACGGCTACGATATTAAATTTCGGCTCTTTTTTAGCGCCGTCTAAGCTAAGTTGATTGGCGTTAAATTTAACTATAGAGTCTAAAATTTTGACCGCATAATCGGGCGTTCCCATAAAAATTACATTCATATCTCTATCCGTTAGTTTTAATTACATCTTGCGGGCGGTAAATTTGAGCTCCCGCAGGCGGGTTTTTGGCCACTTTTAAAACCGCTTGCGCGATCTGCTTTCCGCTCATAGGTCGCATGGACGAAAAGAAGTTTTTAGGTATCAATTTAAACATGGTTATCATGAAATTTTCAAAAACCCTAAACTCCTCTCTCTGCCCCTTTATAAGCGAGGGATGAAATATCATCAAAGAGTCATATCCAAGCTCTTTAACCGCATTTTCAGCCTCGCCTTTTGCTCTAAAATAAAATACGCCGGAATTTACATCGGCCTTAAGCGAAGATATCATCGAAAAGCTCTTAGCTCCCGATAGCTTGCCCCATTTGGCAACTTCTGTCACATACTCTACGTCCACTTTTAAAAACCGCTCTTTGCTTCTGGCTTTTCTTAAAGTCGTGCCGAGTGCGCAGTAAATTTCATCTACATAAAACGGCTTTATCTCACTTATCTTGTCAAAATCAATCTTTTTTACATCTAGTTTTTCATGCGCAAAATCAAGATCGCGTCTTGTCCAGACAAAAACCCTCAAATAATCCTCATCCTCGCAAAGCTGCCTTACTATCTCGCGTCCGACGACTCCCGTCGCTCCTACGACTAAGGCTGTTTTATGACCGCTCATATCTTCTCCGTTTCTCTTTTGTATTTTGGAGCCGTAAAATTTCAAAACAATAGCTCTTATTTGTGAGAATTTGACTTATAAAAAGCAAATTTAAGCACAAATTTGACAAACGAACTATTTGAGTTTGTCTTTTTGCAAAAGCTCAAGCAGGTTAAATTTAAGCTCATTTATATTTTCCCCGCTTGCAGACGATATCGGCATGATAAAAAACGGCTTGGCAGCATCAAATTCATACACGTCTTGCTTGTAGCTTAAAAGATCGCTTCCAAGCCCAAGACTCTTAATGAAGTCCGAAATTTTATCTACCTCTTCGCAAGCATCAAGCCTAGTAAGTGCGATAGCATAATCCCTGCCGCCAAGCTCACTTGAAAATTTGCTAACCTCGGCTTTAAGAGTGCCAAACTGCTCTTCAAGGGTTCGGTAGTTTGCAAGATCTAACATATAAAGTAAAACTTTAGTCCGCTCAATATGCTTTAAAAACTGCACTCCAAGCCCTCTTCCGTAGCTTGCTCCCTCAATAATGCC is a window of Campylobacter sp. CCUG 57310 DNA encoding:
- the atpA gene encoding F0F1 ATP synthase subunit alpha yields the protein MSAKIKADEISAIIKERIENFDLNVDVEETGKVISVADGVANVYGLKNVMAGEMVEFESGEKGMALNLEESSVGIVILGKTDNIKEGSSVKRLGKLLRVPVGDALIGRVVNSLGEPIDAKGPIDASETRFVEEKAKGIMARKSVHEPLQTGIKAIDALVPIGRGQRELIIGDRQTGKTTVAIDTIINQRGQDVVCIYVAIGQKQSTVAQVVKKLEEYGAMDYTIVVNAGASDAAALQYLAPYAGVTMGEYFRDNSRHALIIYDDLSKHAVAYREMSLILRRPPGREAYPGDVFYLHSRLLERASKLNDKLGGGSLTALPIIETQAGDVSAYIPTNVISITDGQIFLESDLFNSGIRPAINVGLSVSRVGGAAQIKAIKQVSGNLRLDLAQYRELQAFAQFASDLDESSRKQLERGQRMVEVLKQPPYSPLPVENQVVLIFAGAKGYLDDIATLNVTKFESELYPYIEAKYPEIFEQIRTKKVLDKEIEELLHKALKDFKATFAVN
- a CDS encoding F0F1 ATP synthase subunit B, producing the protein MKKFYLVLFIPFLLTASEPSGNGYDIVARTINFVLFFGILYYFIATPIKNAYKARIQSIANRLDGIQKKLKESQVKKDDALRRVEEAKSNAISLVETSKKEAMILSEKIKNETNQELLNMEKSFEEQKEFERRRMTKVVVGEVLNEIFASDSMKIDQNELVNIVLKKVG
- the fmt gene encoding methionyl-tRNA formyltransferase; amino-acid sequence: MNVIFMGTPDYAVKILDSIVKFNANQLSLDGAKKEPKFNIVAVFTQPDKPVGRKQILTPSSVKIYSEANLPTVPIFQPKTLRDEAVAEQISNLKPDFIVVAAYGKILPKSILDIAPCINLHASILPKYRGASPIQSAILAGEKQTGVTAMLMNEGLDTGDMLDFAYTNCENKMAQELFSELGDMAGELIVKTLLNFQNLTPIKQDDNLATECKKIQKTDGLFSFNEDAHEIYNKFRALTPWPGIYLESGLKILSLELFESSNGKAGEILSIYKDSFVVGCNSGAVKIYSLQEPAKKALDANSYINGKRLRVGDKIL
- a CDS encoding biotin--[acetyl-CoA-carboxylase] ligase, which encodes MVVEFVDSIPSTQEFVCEGVRAGAIKPPFMIVANKQTKGIGSRNNEWQGFRGNLFLSFCVDRSFLPNDLHEASISIYFSMIMREFLASQGSEIWIKWPNDFYIEDKKIGGTITSKISENYICGMGLNLVGAPKNAGILDIQISQNEAVWGFCELLEKKILWKQIFSKFRLDFQKSKKFITHIDGQEISLQDAEICDDGAILVNEKRVYSLR
- a CDS encoding ParB/RepB/Spo0J family partition protein, which translates into the protein MAKKSSLGRGLGAILEDVELAYKAELSGGNRDIVTEIDLNLITENPYQPRKHFDETALKELSESIKRHGLIQPIIVIQKDDGYMLIAGERRFRATKILGAEKIKAIVADIESKNLRELALIENIQREDLNPIELANSYKELIDEYKITQEGLASIIHKSRTQITNTMRLLSLSFHTQDLIKEGKITQGHAKVIVGLEPNDEKMAVDTIIGQRLSVRETENLVKNLKDKNKGSQKIGFKIDEKYTQKLDYLKELLEKLHIKSKIKNRNLILEFKDISDIENFIGKIS
- a CDS encoding F0F1 ATP synthase subunit delta, with amino-acid sequence MKELIAKKYVKALMAELSKSELEKFIDSLNVIANAFKIHKFRNIIISPNVKSCEKVKFILSLIDETDTKFTNFIKLLGENKRLELLPAIVAELMAQKARIDNVYRGKIYGNFDISATQIEELEKSFSKRFDAKIMLEAIKSDYNGIKIELDDLGVEASFFIDRLKAQMTEYILKAI
- a CDS encoding ParA family protein, producing the protein MSEIITIANQKGGVGKTTTAVNLAASLAVAEKRVLLIDIDPQANATTGMGFSRNDYEYNIYHVLTGRKKLSQIVLKTEIPTLFLAPSNIGLVGIEQEFNDQSKDYKLILKNKIAEVLHEYDFIIIDSPPALGSITVNALSASDSVIIPIQCEFYALEGLAQILNTVKIIKKTINPKLAIKGFLPTMYSSQNNLSKETVANLKQHFENKLFKLRDDSEDFVIVPRNVKLAESPSFGKPVILYDIKSPGSQAYQNLAYAILG
- a CDS encoding FoF1 ATP synthase subunit B', giving the protein MLEIELPLVLLTAVVFLGLIFVLNNILYKPLLKFIDARNEAIRNDEESASKNTSDLSVHEAEIEQIILAARSEAGKIKQDAMGAAKESAAKIIGEKRAVLEADYEAFMQNLQTQKDEFKADLVAKLPDLKNVLKTKLAKI